One region of Populus trichocarpa isolate Nisqually-1 chromosome 4, P.trichocarpa_v4.1, whole genome shotgun sequence genomic DNA includes:
- the LOC112327358 gene encoding uncharacterized protein LOC112327358: MGKSPNSAHRFATRCLENLKNQSCHIEKVVKRQTTQEILNNRLRIKASIDIVRWLTFQACAFRGHDERPESKNRGNFLEMLELLASYNEQVGALVLDNAPQNAKYTSHQIQKEILHVFARNVQSSIRHDIDDARFCLIVDEARDESRREQMTLVIRFVDRSGFIRERFLDIVHVKDTTASTLKKEISFVLSHHNLDVQNIRGQGYDGASNMRGEWNGLQALFINDCPYVYYVHCLAHQLQLALIAAAREISDVHTFFQNLIFIINIVSASCKRNDELRAFQAATIEHLVDIGEIETGKGVNQVGGLQRPGDSRWSSHFKSICSLIKMYGATCLVLENIALDGSTYSQRGDAAFSFKLLMSFDFAFILHIMKNVMGITDVLCQALQQKSQDILNAMHLVTTTKTLIQKLRDDGWETLLEEVISFCKHQDIEVPDMDACFSSVGRSRRKTKSITVEHHYRVDIFTAIIDQQLQELNNRFNEQAIELLKLSTALDPKNNYKLFSVEDICLLVDKFYPEDFSDQEKTHLRFQLQHYELDVPNHPKLKNMSSIAELCQGLVETEKSTIYPLVDRFAQRKEID, encoded by the exons ATGGGAAAAAGTCCGAATTCAGCTCATAGATTTGCTACCAGgtgcttggaaaatttgaaaaatcagtCATGTCATATTGAGAAGGTAGTTAAGAGGCAAACTACTCaagaaattctaaataatcGATTGCGTATTAAAGCTTCAATAGATATTGTTCGTTGGCTCACATTTCAAGCATGTGCTTTTAGAGGACATGATGAACGTCCAGAATCAAAAAACCgaggtaattttcttgaaatgttgGAACTTTTAGCATCATACAATGAACAAGTAGGTGCTCTTGTTTTGGATAATGCTCCACAAAATGCTAAATACACCTCgcatcaaattcaaaaagaaattttgcatgtctttgCTAGAAATGTTCAGTCTTCAATTCGTCATGACATTGATGATGCAAGATTTTGCTTAATTGTTGATGAAGCTCGAGATGAATCCAGAAGAGAGCAAATGACCCTTGTTATAAGATTTGTTGATAGAAGTGGATTTATACGAGAACGATTTTTGGATATAGTTCATGTCAAAGATACAACTGCTTCAACTCTTAAGAAAGagatttcctttgttttatctcatcacaatcttgatgttcaaaatattagGGGCCAAGGGTATGATGGTGCTAGTAATATGCGTGGAGAGTGGAATGGATTGCAAGctttattcattaatgattgCCCTTATGTATATTATGTACATTGCTTAGCTCATCAATTACAATTGGCTCTTATTGCTGCAGCTAGAGAAATATCTGATGTTCACACTTTCTTTcagaacttgatttttattattaacattgttaGTGCTTCTTGCAAGCGTAATGATGAATTACGGGCTTTTCAAGCAGCTACAATTGAACATTTAGTTGATATTGGTGAGATTGAAACGGGTAAAGGAGTTAATCAAGTAGGTGGTTTGCAACGACCTGGAGATAGCAGATGGAGTTCGCacttcaaatcaatttgcagtttgataaaaatgtatGGGGCAACTTGCTTGGTTCTTGAAAACATCGCTTTAGATGGATCTACTTATTCTCAACGTGGTGATGCGGCTTTTTCATTTAAGTTGctaatgtcatttgattttgcattcaTCTTGCATATAATGAAGAATGTTATGGGAATTACTGATGTGCTTTGCCAAGCTTTGCAACAGAAATCTCAAGACATTTTAAATGCTATGCATTTGGTGACTACCACAAAGACTTTAATTCAGAAGTTAAGAGATGATGGCTGGGAAACTCTTTTAGAAGAAGTGATATCATTTTGTAAGCATCAAGACATTGAAGTTCCTGATATGGATGCTTGTTTTTCTAGTGTGGGACGATCTCGtcgtaaaacaaaatcaataacagtTGAGCATCACTATCGAGTTGATATATTTACAGCTATCATTGATCAACAGTTGCAAGAGCTAAATAATAGATTCAATGAGCAGGCGATCGAGCTTCTTAAGTTGAGCACAGCTTTAGATcctaaaaataactataaattattcAGTGTTGAAGATATATGCTTACTTGTTGACAAGTTCTATCCTGAAGACTTTTCTGACcaagaaaaaactcatttgaGATTTCAGTTGCAGCATTATGAGCTTGATGTACCCAATCATCCAAAGTTAAAGAATATGTCATCGATTGCTGAATTATGTCAAGGATTGgttgaaacagaaaaatcaacaatttatccaCTTGTTGACAG ATTCgcacaaagaaaagaaatcgaCTAG